In Bacteroidia bacterium, one genomic interval encodes:
- a CDS encoding transposase, with amino-acid sequence MSSKYKFHTPDAIYFVTFSVINWIDVFTRNGYKDILIDSIKHCQKEKGLVVHAWVIMTNHVHMIISKNGTCVLPDIMRDLKKFTAYKITGAIMENSQESRREWMFNLFKRAGERNSNNTNWQFWQQDNHPVELTDARMQEQKLNYIHENPVRAGFVYNPEDYVYSSATDYCGSKGLIDLVLLE; translated from the coding sequence ATGAGTTCCAAGTATAAGTTTCACACTCCTGATGCCATATATTTTGTTACTTTTTCGGTTATAAACTGGATTGATGTTTTTACAAGAAACGGTTATAAAGATATTTTAATTGACAGTATAAAACATTGCCAAAAAGAAAAAGGCTTAGTGGTTCATGCTTGGGTTATTATGACCAATCATGTACACATGATTATTTCTAAAAACGGAACATGTGTGCTGCCTGATATAATGCGCGACCTTAAAAAATTTACAGCCTATAAAATTACAGGGGCAATTATGGAAAATTCTCAGGAAAGCAGGCGCGAATGGATGTTTAATCTTTTTAAACGGGCTGGTGAAAGAAATTCCAACAATACAAACTGGCAGTTTTGGCAACAGGATAATCATCCTGTTGAATTAACTGATGCAAGAATGCAAGAACAAAAATTAAATTACATACATGAAAATCCTGTGCGGGCAGGATTTGTTTATAACCCTGAAGACTATGTGTACAGTAGCGCAACGGATTATTGCGGCAGCAAAGGGCTTATTGACTTAGTGCTGCTTGAATGA
- a CDS encoding helix-turn-helix transcriptional regulator: MDLYNILQKLAFFKKKHLLSDSKPHLYSTMKIYEKIKEFIKTRSIQLKELAPVLGITQGQLSKIINGKTRNIKNEYIKKLEAHFDTKFSNHNDHERIEWIEKPSCEEEKVIFSIYKELKSQKSLAEKQIRLSHSFRKALALIQYNANKERFINTAEFKSWLNDNNATDEKDQ, from the coding sequence ATGGATCTTTATAATATTCTTCAAAAACTTGCTTTTTTTAAGAAAAAACATTTACTTAGTGATTCCAAACCACATTTATACAGCACAATGAAAATCTATGAAAAAATAAAGGAGTTTATTAAAACAAGAAGTATTCAATTAAAAGAATTGGCTCCTGTGCTTGGTATTACCCAGGGACAGTTAAGTAAAATTATTAATGGGAAAACCCGTAATATCAAAAACGAATACATTAAAAAGTTGGAAGCACATTTTGATACGAAATTTTCCAATCATAATGATCATGAAAGAATAGAATGGATTGAAAAACCTTCATGTGAAGAAGAAAAAGTAATTTTTTCTATTTACAAAGAACTTAAGAGCCAAAAAAGCCTTGCAGAAAAACAGATACGACTCAGCCATTCGTTCCGGAAAGCTTTAGCGCTAATTCAATATAATGCCAATAAAGAGAGGTTTATTAACACGGCTGAATTTAAAAGTTGGCTTAATGATAATAATGCTACAGATGAAAAAGATCAATAA
- a CDS encoding M13 family metallopeptidase yields the protein MKQIFILACCAVSLAAIFAFKKKDPQQTVSLTAAKAPKAIDLSNFDKSVNPGDDFYQYVNGNWLKKNPLPASETRWGSFNVLDDITRHRVLTILEETAKNKDAAEGSSTQKIRDFYLSAMDTALIEESGFLPIVPLFEKVDKVTDKNQLPALVAYLHTIGINSFFNFYVGQDDKKSDQIIITLYQGGLGLPDRDYYLKDDKESVEIRAKYLSHIKNMFHLMSIQPEGNAVGNLMSLETELARISRSRVALRDPESNYNKMVTEDFNKEMSAFSMEKYFGSFGVKENEIIVGQPEFFKRFNELMEKLPLEDLKFYLKWDILNSRASTLSSDFVKTDFEFYQGVLSGAKEMRPRWKRVLGTMNGTMGELIGELYVKKYFSPEAKDRVNKMVDNLITAYQQRIKSRTWLEDQTKVAALAKLEKVIRKLAYPDKWRDYSKMIIKKDSYCNNVNRAAEFWFQYNLSKLGKPVDKTEWGMSPQTINAYYNPGFNEIVFPAAIMQPPFFDPLADDAVNYGSMGAVIGHELTHGFDDQGCQYDADGNLKNWWTDKDKTLFNQNAQKLVAQFNSYVVIDSLTINGQLTLGENIADLGGLTIAYAAFQKTENAKSKTLLDGFTPQQRFFINFAQVWRNNIRPEELKKRLKTDPHSPGKFRANGTVRNMPEFYEAFKITKENKLYLAPEQRMEIW from the coding sequence ATGAAACAAATATTTATTCTTGCCTGCTGTGCAGTTTCTCTTGCAGCAATTTTTGCATTTAAGAAAAAAGATCCACAGCAAACTGTATCACTTACAGCCGCTAAAGCGCCCAAAGCAATTGATTTGTCCAACTTCGACAAGAGTGTAAATCCCGGAGATGATTTTTACCAATATGTAAACGGCAACTGGCTAAAAAAGAACCCGCTGCCTGCCTCAGAAACACGATGGGGCTCTTTCAATGTGCTGGATGATATTACACGTCATAGAGTACTTACTATACTAGAAGAGACAGCAAAAAATAAAGATGCTGCAGAAGGTAGCTCCACACAGAAGATACGTGATTTCTATTTGTCTGCTATGGATACTGCACTTATAGAAGAATCAGGTTTCTTACCCATTGTTCCGCTGTTCGAAAAAGTTGATAAGGTAACAGATAAAAATCAACTACCTGCACTGGTGGCTTATCTGCATACTATAGGCATTAACAGTTTTTTTAATTTTTATGTTGGTCAAGATGATAAGAAAAGTGATCAGATAATTATCACGCTTTATCAGGGTGGGCTGGGATTGCCTGACAGAGATTATTATCTTAAAGATGATAAAGAGTCAGTAGAAATCAGAGCGAAATATTTATCGCATATCAAAAACATGTTTCATTTAATGAGCATTCAGCCGGAGGGAAATGCTGTAGGAAATCTGATGAGTCTCGAAACAGAGTTGGCAAGAATATCACGCTCACGAGTTGCGTTACGCGATCCGGAAAGTAATTACAATAAGATGGTTACCGAAGATTTTAATAAAGAAATGTCTGCATTTTCTATGGAGAAATACTTTGGCTCGTTTGGTGTAAAAGAAAATGAAATCATTGTTGGACAACCAGAATTTTTTAAACGGTTCAATGAGTTAATGGAAAAACTACCATTGGAAGATTTAAAATTTTATCTTAAATGGGATATACTTAACAGCCGTGCAAGTACATTAAGCTCAGACTTTGTTAAAACAGATTTTGAATTTTATCAGGGCGTATTGAGTGGTGCTAAAGAAATGCGTCCACGCTGGAAGCGTGTATTAGGAACCATGAATGGTACTATGGGTGAGTTGATAGGAGAGTTGTATGTGAAAAAGTATTTTAGTCCGGAGGCAAAAGATCGTGTCAACAAAATGGTAGATAATCTTATTACAGCCTATCAGCAACGCATCAAATCACGCACCTGGCTCGAAGATCAGACAAAAGTTGCGGCATTGGCAAAATTAGAAAAGGTTATCCGAAAGCTGGCTTATCCTGACAAATGGCGCGATTATTCTAAGATGATTATTAAAAAAGATTCTTATTGCAATAATGTGAACCGTGCAGCTGAGTTTTGGTTTCAGTACAACCTTTCAAAATTAGGAAAGCCGGTTGACAAAACAGAGTGGGGCATGTCGCCACAAACAATCAATGCCTATTACAATCCGGGCTTCAATGAAATTGTTTTTCCTGCAGCTATCATGCAGCCACCATTTTTTGATCCGCTTGCTGACGATGCTGTTAACTATGGCTCTATGGGTGCAGTGATTGGTCATGAGCTCACACACGGTTTTGATGATCAGGGTTGCCAGTATGATGCCGATGGTAACCTGAAAAACTGGTGGACAGATAAAGACAAAACACTCTTCAATCAAAATGCTCAAAAACTGGTAGCACAATTTAATAGTTACGTAGTAATTGATTCACTCACCATCAACGGACAGCTTACTTTAGGAGAGAACATTGCTGATTTAGGCGGACTGACTATTGCCTATGCAGCATTCCAAAAAACAGAAAATGCCAAGTCCAAAACTTTGCTTGACGGCTTTACACCACAGCAACGTTTCTTCATCAACTTTGCACAGGTATGGCGCAACAACATACGCCCCGAAGAGTTAAAAAAACGTTTGAAAACAGATCCGCACAGTCCGGGTAAATTTCGCGCCAATGGCACCGTGCGAAATATGCCGGAGTTCTACGAAGCCTTTAAGATTACAAAAGAAAACAAGTTGTATTTGGCTCCGGAACAGAGAATGGAAATATGGTGA
- a CDS encoding dipeptidase has protein sequence MEKATQYSEQNKDRFLSELLELLKIPSVSADSKHKADMVRTAEFVKLSLEKAGADKVEICPTGGHPIVYGEKIIDPKLPTVLVYGHYDVQPPDPLDLWHSPPFEPVIKKTDLHPEGAIFARGSCDDKGQMFMHVKAFESMMKTSSLPCNVKFMIEGEEEVGSSNLGIFVKANKERLKADVVLISDTSMIANDTPSIDVGLRGLAYMEVEVTGPNRDLHSGVYGGAVANPATILCQMIASLHDENNHITVKGFYDDVLTVSDADRGDLAKIPFDEKEYMKDLGINEVWGEKGYTSIERTSIRPTLEVNGIWGGYTGEGAKTVLPSKAFAKISMRLVPNQSSDNISKLFEKHFLSIAPPFVKVKVSAHHGGEPVLTPTDSVPFKAASMAMEKTFGKKPIATRGGGSIPIVALFEKELGLKTVLFGFGLDSDNLHSPNEKYGLFNFYKGIETIPYFFQYFTALKK, from the coding sequence ATGGAAAAAGCAACACAATATTCAGAACAAAATAAAGATCGTTTCCTCAGTGAATTGCTGGAACTTCTGAAAATACCCTCCGTCAGCGCTGACTCTAAACATAAAGCTGATATGGTTCGTACAGCAGAGTTTGTTAAGTTAAGCCTTGAAAAAGCCGGTGCCGACAAAGTTGAAATTTGCCCAACAGGTGGACATCCTATTGTTTATGGAGAAAAAATAATTGATCCTAAGCTGCCAACAGTTTTGGTGTATGGGCACTACGATGTACAGCCGCCCGATCCATTGGATTTATGGCATTCACCACCGTTTGAACCGGTAATTAAAAAGACAGACCTTCATCCCGAGGGAGCCATCTTTGCACGTGGTTCATGTGATGACAAAGGACAGATGTTCATGCACGTAAAAGCCTTTGAAAGCATGATGAAAACATCTTCGCTGCCATGTAATGTAAAGTTTATGATTGAAGGAGAAGAAGAAGTAGGCTCATCAAACCTTGGCATTTTTGTTAAAGCCAATAAAGAAAGACTTAAAGCAGATGTAGTATTGATTTCAGATACTTCGATGATTGCCAACGACACACCCTCTATTGATGTTGGATTGCGCGGTCTGGCCTATATGGAAGTTGAAGTTACAGGACCTAACCGCGACCTTCACAGTGGTGTTTATGGGGGTGCTGTTGCAAATCCTGCAACAATACTTTGTCAGATGATTGCATCGTTACATGATGAAAATAATCATATCACTGTAAAAGGGTTTTACGATGATGTGTTGACGGTGAGTGATGCTGACAGAGGAGATTTGGCTAAAATACCTTTTGACGAAAAAGAATATATGAAAGATTTGGGCATTAATGAGGTATGGGGCGAGAAAGGATATACTTCCATTGAGCGAACCAGTATCAGACCAACACTTGAGGTAAATGGTATTTGGGGAGGCTACACCGGTGAAGGTGCTAAAACTGTATTACCCTCAAAAGCATTTGCAAAAATCTCCATGCGTCTGGTACCGAATCAAAGCTCAGACAATATTTCCAAGCTTTTCGAAAAGCATTTTCTATCCATTGCACCACCTTTTGTCAAAGTAAAAGTTTCTGCCCATCACGGTGGCGAACCTGTTTTAACTCCTACAGATAGTGTTCCATTTAAAGCAGCCAGTATGGCAATGGAAAAAACTTTTGGTAAGAAACCGATAGCCACCAGAGGTGGCGGAAGTATTCCGATTGTTGCACTGTTTGAAAAGGAGTTAGGTCTGAAAACGGTGTTGTTTGGCTTTGGGTTAGACAGCGATAACCTGCACTCTCCCAATGAAAAGTATGGTTTGTTTAACTTCTATAAAGGCATAGAAACAATACCTTACTTCTTTCAATATTTCACAGCGTTGAAAAAATAA
- the fabD gene encoding ACP S-malonyltransferase codes for MSLKRAYIFPGQGSQFSGMGKDLFEQSDAAKRIFEKANSITGFAITEIMFGGTDEELKQTKVTQPAIFIHSCAVIASLGENFHPDMVAGHSLGEFSALVANRCLSFEDGLKLVMERALDMQAACELKPSTMAAILGLEDEKVETICAGVNDVVVCANYNCPGQLVISGTIEGVKTACEQLTAAGARRALLLPVGGAFHSPLMEPARERLANAIANTTFAIPVCPVYQNVNALPSSDPQQIKQNLISQLTAPVRWTQTVIKMVNDGATDFIEAGPGKVLQGLVKKIHKDAQVMSA; via the coding sequence ATGAGTTTAAAACGAGCGTATATTTTCCCCGGTCAAGGATCACAATTTTCCGGAATGGGAAAAGATTTGTTTGAACAGTCTGATGCCGCCAAAAGAATTTTTGAGAAAGCAAACAGCATTACAGGATTTGCTATTACAGAGATTATGTTTGGTGGTACCGATGAAGAGCTGAAACAAACTAAGGTTACACAACCGGCAATTTTTATTCATTCCTGTGCAGTCATTGCTTCGCTTGGAGAAAATTTTCATCCCGACATGGTTGCAGGTCATTCATTAGGCGAATTTTCAGCATTGGTAGCTAATAGATGTCTGAGTTTTGAAGATGGGCTGAAGCTGGTGATGGAACGTGCACTCGACATGCAAGCTGCATGTGAATTAAAGCCTTCAACTATGGCAGCTATTCTTGGTCTTGAAGACGAAAAAGTGGAGACAATATGTGCTGGAGTTAATGACGTTGTTGTTTGTGCCAATTATAACTGTCCCGGTCAATTGGTTATTTCCGGAACTATTGAAGGTGTAAAAACTGCATGCGAACAACTCACTGCTGCCGGTGCAAGACGTGCTTTGCTTCTTCCTGTAGGAGGAGCATTTCACTCACCACTGATGGAGCCTGCTCGTGAGAGGTTAGCCAATGCCATTGCTAACACAACTTTTGCAATACCGGTTTGCCCTGTCTATCAGAATGTAAATGCATTGCCTTCATCCGACCCACAACAAATCAAGCAAAATCTTATTTCACAACTTACAGCACCCGTTCGGTGGACACAAACTGTTATTAAAATGGTGAATGACGGTGCTACTGATTTTATCGAAGCCGGACCCGGAAAAGTTTTGCAAGGACTTGTAAAGAAAATTCATAAAGATGCACAGGTAATGAGTGCATAA
- a CDS encoding thioesterase family protein: MIEFEHQVRVRYAEADRMGYVYYGNYAVYFEVARVEMLRSLGLPYKSLEDKGIILPVSDFSVQYKKPAFYDDLLTIKTTIRKKPSVRIVFDYETFNEKGELLNTASVTLVFVSKATGKPVNPTDEFNIVFTPYFQN, encoded by the coding sequence ATGATTGAGTTTGAACATCAGGTTAGAGTTAGATATGCCGAAGCCGACAGAATGGGATATGTGTATTATGGAAACTATGCTGTTTATTTTGAAGTGGCAAGAGTAGAAATGCTGCGCAGTCTTGGTTTACCTTACAAGTCACTTGAAGATAAGGGAATTATTTTGCCGGTATCTGATTTTTCTGTTCAATATAAGAAACCGGCATTTTATGATGACTTACTGACGATAAAAACTACCATCAGAAAAAAGCCTTCTGTACGAATTGTTTTTGACTATGAAACCTTTAATGAAAAGGGAGAGTTACTCAATACTGCATCGGTAACACTTGTCTTTGTGAGTAAGGCAACAGGTAAGCCGGTTAACCCGACTGATGAATTTAACATAGTGTTTACACCATATTTTCAGAATTAG
- a CDS encoding M1 family aminopeptidase: MNSFLYHLKSKQLQSFNLKLLFLLLGIFSFNTGLSAMTSIADTFHIEKYIISIDTIDFTGKQIKAKTQIQIVANQNNLSAIEMDLFQLTVDSVYYPLGNLPYSYQNDKLNISLPVVLNTNDTISLTVAYQGSPKKDASGFGGFYFFPNMAFNLGVGFTADPHNLGKVWFPCLDVFDDKSKYEFYITTPLTQKAYCNGFLNDSLINANNTITWHWKMNDYIPTYLACMATGPYTSWSRTYNGVPIEIAALPADTAAVSATFVNLPAAINLFTQYYGSYPFNKIGYTLVNFTGGAMEHATNIAIGKAFINGTLGYETLWAHELSHMWWGDKVTCKTAEDMWLNEGWASFNEALFTEAIYGPTAYKDWIRTNHRKVLQLAHITDGGYLALNNVPTSVTYGNTAYQKGADIVHTLRNYAGDSLFKVGAQHYLDTFAYSNASSIDMEHAFTSSTGTDYSRFFTDWVYTPGFPHFSIDSAIYVPGGLDHYFVYTRQRNKGSNGHIYSMPVDITFSDGITDTTVSIQIDSATQMFHIPLLMANATWIALDRGEKISDAISDYEKIITTTGLQIMKETNTTLNVQSVGASPSTVRIEHHWVQPDGFKGSNPGIRLSDYHYWQAEGIFNPGFVSKISFQYDGSTNGLTGYIDNTLITGREDSLVLLYRENTAGDWQIISASQTMGSPLDKRGSFSVDTLKKGEYVLGYRDFTVNNEQLNNMQNFNLNIVPNPAKNHITLTLNLEPGDSGIAQIIDIKGREVDRIKVQSGQSEYVIQTSKWKNGEYFIHLKTDKSLIANGRFIIQK; this comes from the coding sequence ATGAATTCATTTCTATATCATCTAAAATCAAAACAACTTCAATCATTTAATTTAAAACTACTATTCCTGTTGTTGGGTATATTTTCCTTTAACACCGGCTTGTCGGCTATGACTTCAATAGCAGACACTTTTCATATAGAAAAGTACATTATCAGTATTGATACTATTGACTTTACCGGCAAACAAATTAAAGCAAAAACACAAATACAAATTGTTGCCAATCAAAATAATCTAAGTGCCATTGAAATGGATTTGTTTCAGCTGACTGTTGATTCTGTTTATTATCCATTGGGAAACCTACCCTATTCCTATCAAAACGATAAACTAAATATTAGTCTTCCTGTTGTATTAAACACGAATGACACTATAAGTTTAACCGTAGCATATCAAGGTAGTCCGAAAAAAGATGCATCAGGATTTGGCGGATTTTATTTCTTTCCGAACATGGCCTTTAATCTCGGTGTAGGTTTTACTGCCGACCCTCACAACTTAGGTAAAGTTTGGTTTCCTTGTCTTGATGTTTTTGATGATAAAAGTAAATATGAATTTTATATTACAACACCACTGACACAAAAAGCCTATTGCAATGGTTTTTTAAATGATTCACTCATTAATGCCAACAACACCATCACCTGGCATTGGAAAATGAATGATTATATTCCAACTTATTTAGCTTGTATGGCAACCGGACCATACACTTCATGGTCGAGAACTTACAATGGTGTTCCTATTGAAATTGCAGCATTGCCTGCCGATACTGCGGCAGTGTCAGCCACGTTTGTTAACCTGCCGGCAGCAATAAATCTGTTCACACAGTATTATGGGAGTTACCCCTTCAATAAAATAGGATATACATTGGTAAATTTTACCGGTGGTGCCATGGAACATGCCACTAACATTGCCATTGGCAAGGCTTTTATTAATGGCACACTTGGTTATGAAACATTGTGGGCACATGAGTTATCGCACATGTGGTGGGGCGATAAGGTGACCTGTAAAACTGCTGAAGACATGTGGCTAAACGAAGGCTGGGCATCTTTCAATGAAGCGTTGTTTACAGAAGCAATTTATGGACCAACAGCGTATAAAGACTGGATTAGGACAAATCACAGAAAAGTATTGCAACTGGCACATATTACCGATGGTGGATATCTTGCATTGAATAACGTTCCGACCTCGGTTACCTATGGAAATACAGCATATCAAAAAGGTGCCGATATTGTTCATACTTTAAGAAATTATGCAGGCGATTCATTATTTAAAGTTGGAGCGCAACATTATTTAGACACTTTTGCTTATAGCAATGCATCGAGTATTGACATGGAACATGCATTTACTTCTTCCACAGGAACAGACTATTCACGTTTTTTTACAGATTGGGTTTACACTCCGGGATTTCCACATTTTTCTATTGACTCTGCAATATATGTTCCCGGAGGATTGGATCATTACTTTGTTTACACCCGTCAGCGTAATAAAGGCAGCAATGGACACATTTATTCCATGCCCGTAGATATTACCTTTAGTGATGGCATTACTGACACTACTGTGAGCATACAAATTGACTCTGCCACACAAATGTTTCATATTCCATTGCTGATGGCAAATGCAACATGGATAGCATTAGACAGAGGTGAAAAAATCAGCGATGCAATATCGGATTACGAGAAAATAATTACAACTACGGGTTTACAGATTATGAAAGAAACAAATACAACATTAAATGTACAATCTGTTGGAGCATCACCATCAACAGTAAGAATAGAACATCATTGGGTACAGCCCGATGGATTTAAAGGCAGCAACCCCGGAATACGATTAAGTGATTATCATTATTGGCAAGCTGAAGGTATTTTCAATCCAGGATTTGTGAGTAAAATTTCGTTTCAGTATGATGGCTCAACCAATGGGCTAACCGGATATATTGACAACACTTTGATTACCGGCCGTGAAGACAGTCTGGTATTATTGTATCGCGAAAACACTGCTGGCGACTGGCAAATCATTTCTGCTTCTCAAACTATGGGCTCACCATTGGATAAAAGAGGTTCTTTTTCTGTTGACACTTTGAAGAAGGGAGAATATGTACTTGGTTACAGAGATTTTACTGTGAATAATGAACAGTTAAACAACATGCAGAATTTCAATTTAAACATAGTTCCCAATCCGGCCAAAAATCACATCACCTTAACACTAAATTTGGAACCGGGTGATAGCGGCATAGCCCAAATTATAGATATCAAAGGAAGAGAAGTTGACCGCATAAAAGTACAATCAGGGCAAAGTGAATATGTGATCCAAACAAGCAAATGGAAAAACGGAGAATATTTCATTCACCTGAAAACCGATAAGTCGTTGATTGCTAATGGCAGATTTATTATTCAAAAATAG
- a CDS encoding T9SS type A sorting domain-containing protein, which yields MRKTLLTLIAAVGSLFTQAQWISQNVPMTYDGYMFDMETVDANTCWGALWNGVATSQYTSDFAKTIDGGNTWTTGTIPVASGWVISNIWPLNADTCFVMMCNINAGGGMIYKTVDGGTTWTQNSTAGMYSQGTSFGNVIYFSDSQNGFTMGDPVGAGANKRYELYTTNDGGANWTAVPVANIPALTNAGEYGITNLFSAVGSNIWFATTYGDVLHSSDNGLTWTKSASGLPAYTANGNRQDISDIAFSDANNGIITQVNATTYIVKQTTDGGATWNTITPTGNFYPTEIEAVGGSNIYVSGGSNATYGFGSSYSTDLGLTWTALDTNFSHTTFDFLNSSTGYGAEYIAAGSPGGAWKFSGTLSNNPLNDDCAGAININTQFGQAPGTLTSSGPYDNTNATTGPQDPTTGFACFGEPDGNGGAPSLDNTLWFTFTGDGNTYFIEAPNTCAGVTDPIDDGDTQIAIYTGTCGNLTPVACNEDGPNATTTYYPAGLNFTTTPGTVYYMIVDGFSLQGTVSTGQFCVQVTNQSVIACGDTAINSGLTVLNKPVICYDSTLTITVSGIKAPTVGTTKGFSIMVSNADISGNNDPMSTGAVVGGTGTISVGSNGIFQTNLTNNATNPFGAGVFYITPVVYGNATGTGNITALTLDPNCTYTGASVMVEFLAQGVICPTGIKELNGASFAVTGVYPVPVKNTLNIAVESAKTSTMTITISDVLGRNIVSSTQSVNNGSNTLTLDTQNLSSGVYTLTVNNEKQQSTVKFVKQ from the coding sequence ATGAGAAAAACATTACTCACATTAATTGCTGCTGTAGGCTCGTTATTTACGCAAGCACAGTGGATTAGTCAAAATGTACCCATGACGTATGACGGCTACATGTTCGATATGGAAACTGTAGATGCCAATACGTGCTGGGGCGCATTGTGGAATGGTGTAGCTACCAGCCAATATACTTCAGATTTTGCCAAAACAATAGATGGTGGAAACACATGGACCACAGGAACTATTCCTGTAGCCTCCGGATGGGTTATCTCTAACATTTGGCCTTTAAATGCTGACACTTGTTTTGTAATGATGTGCAACATCAATGCAGGCGGTGGAATGATTTACAAAACGGTTGATGGTGGAACAACATGGACACAAAATTCAACAGCAGGGATGTATTCACAAGGCACTTCTTTTGGAAATGTGATTTACTTTTCTGATTCTCAAAATGGATTTACCATGGGTGATCCTGTTGGTGCCGGTGCTAACAAACGTTATGAGCTTTATACTACCAACGATGGTGGTGCAAACTGGACAGCAGTGCCTGTTGCCAACATTCCTGCTTTAACCAATGCAGGCGAATATGGTATCACCAACTTGTTTTCTGCTGTTGGCAGCAACATTTGGTTTGCTACTACTTATGGTGATGTATTACATTCAAGTGATAATGGACTAACCTGGACAAAATCTGCATCAGGACTTCCTGCTTATACAGCAAACGGAAATCGTCAGGATATTTCTGACATTGCATTCAGTGATGCCAACAATGGAATAATTACTCAGGTTAATGCTACTACCTATATTGTTAAACAAACAACTGATGGTGGTGCTACCTGGAATACGATTACGCCTACTGGTAATTTCTATCCAACAGAAATTGAAGCCGTAGGTGGTTCAAACATTTATGTTAGTGGTGGATCGAACGCTACTTATGGTTTTGGTTCTTCATACAGTACCGATTTAGGTTTAACCTGGACTGCACTTGACACCAACTTCTCTCATACTACTTTTGATTTCCTTAACTCTTCAACCGGCTATGGTGCAGAATATATTGCTGCCGGTAGCCCGGGTGGAGCTTGGAAGTTTTCAGGAACTCTTAGCAATAATCCTTTAAATGATGATTGTGCCGGTGCTATAAACATCAATACACAATTCGGTCAGGCGCCAGGAACATTAACTTCATCAGGCCCATACGATAATACTAATGCAACTACAGGGCCACAAGACCCTACAACAGGCTTTGCATGTTTTGGCGAACCTGATGGTAATGGAGGCGCACCTTCTTTAGATAACACTCTGTGGTTTACTTTCACCGGTGATGGTAACACTTATTTTATTGAAGCACCCAATACCTGTGCAGGTGTCACCGATCCTATTGATGATGGTGATACTCAAATAGCCATTTATACAGGTACTTGTGGTAACCTTACTCCTGTTGCCTGTAATGAAGATGGCCCTAATGCAACTACTACATATTATCCTGCAGGCTTAAACTTTACTACCACTCCAGGTACCGTTTATTATATGATTGTAGATGGATTTAGCTTACAAGGAACTGTTTCTACTGGTCAGTTCTGTGTTCAGGTAACTAACCAATCAGTAATTGCCTGTGGAGACACTGCAATTAATTCAGGTTTAACTGTTTTAAATAAACCTGTTATTTGCTACGACAGTACTTTAACAATTACTGTTTCCGGAATTAAAGCTCCTACAGTTGGTACAACAAAAGGGTTCAGCATAATGGTTTCAAATGCAGACATCAGTGGTAATAATGACCCAATGTCAACAGGTGCTGTTGTTGGTGGTACTGGAACAATCTCTGTTGGAAGCAATGGAATATTCCAAACAAATTTAACTAACAATGCTACAAATCCTTTCGGTGCAGGTGTGTTTTATATTACACCGGTAGTTTATGGTAATGCAACAGGAACCGGAAACATTACGGCACTAACACTTGATCCAAACTGTACTTACACAGGTGCTTCTGTAATGGTTGAGTTCTTGGCTCAGGGTGTAATTTGCCCAACCGGAATAAAAGAACTTAATGGTGCTTCATTTGCAGTTACAGGAGTTTATCCTGTGCCTGTAAAAAACACATTGAACATAGCTGTTGAGTCTGCAAAAACTTCAACCATGACCATTACCATCAGTGATGTTCTTGGAAGAAATATTGTTTCAAGCACACAGTCTGTTAACAATGGCAGCAACACACTGACTTTAGATACTCAAAATCTTTCTTCAGGAGTTTATACACTTACTGTTAATAATGAAAAACAACAATCTACAGTTAAGTTTGTAAAACAATAA
- a CDS encoding antibiotic biosynthesis monooxygenase family protein yields the protein MITRIVRLPVRPDEGKAFEKLFTSIKEKIASFDGCNLVELHKDVASSDYFTYSLWQSESHLQAYLDSSFFTDVWPNAKKMLHQRASAWSLEKV from the coding sequence ATGATAACACGTATTGTGCGATTGCCTGTTAGACCTGATGAGGGAAAAGCTTTTGAAAAACTTTTTACTTCAATAAAAGAAAAAATTGCCTCCTTTGATGGATGCAATTTAGTTGAGTTGCATAAAGATGTAGCCTCTTCGGATTATTTTACTTACAGCCTTTGGCAAAGTGAAAGTCATTTACAGGCCTATTTAGATTCATCGTTTTTTACTGATGTTTGGCCAAATGCTAAGAAAATGCTGCATCAACGTGCCAGCGCTTGGTCGCTTGAAAAAGTATGA